In Platichthys flesus chromosome 6, fPlaFle2.1, whole genome shotgun sequence, the genomic stretch GTGTTAGTTGTTAAGTGTTAGGAGTTAAGTGTTAAGTGTTAGGTGTTAGAAGTTAAGTGTTAGGGGTTAGGAGTTAGATGTTAGAAGTTAAGTGTaaggtgttaggtgttaggtgttagaGTTAAGTGTTAGGAGTTAGGAGTTAAGTGTTATTAGTTAGGGGTTAAGTGTTAGGGGTTAGTAGTTAGATGTTAGAAGTTAAGTGTAAGGTGTTAGGGGTTaagtgttaggtgttaggtgttagaAGTTAAGTGTTAGGAGTTAGGGGTTAAGTGTTAGGGGTTAGGAGTGAAGTGTTAGGTGTTAGTTGTTAAGTGTTAGGTGTTAGGAGTTAAGTGTTATGAGTTAGGGGTTAAGTGTTAGGGGTTAGGAGTTAGATGTTAGAAGTTAAGTGTaaggtgttaggtgttaggtgttaggaGTTAAGTGTTAGGAGTTAGGAGTTAGGAGTTAAGTGTTATGAGTTAGGGGTTAAGTGTTAGGGGTTAGGAGTTAGATGTTAGAAGTTAAGTGTAAGGTGTTAGGGGTTaagtgttaggtgttaggtgttagaAGTTAAGTGTTAGGGGTTAGGAGTTAGAAGTTAAGTGTTATGAGTTAGGGGTTAAGTGTTAGGGGTTAGGAGTTAGATGTTAGAAGTTAAGTGTaaggtgttaggtgttaggaGTTAAGTGTTAGGAGTTAGGGGTTAAGTGTTAGGGGTTAGGAGTGAAGTGTTAGGTGTTAGTTGTTAAGTGTTAGGTGTTAGGAGTTAAGTGTTAGGAGTTAAGTGTTAAGGGTTAGGAGTTACGGGTTAAGTGTTAGGAGTTAGGGGTTAAGTGTTAGGGATTAGGAGTTAGGAGTTAGGTGTTGGAAGTTAAGTGTTAAGTGTTAGGTGTTAGAAGTTAAGTGTTAGGTGTTAGTTGTTAAGTGTTAGGAGTTaagtgttaggtgttaggtgttaggtgttGGAAGTTaagtgttaggtgttaggtgttaggaGTTAAGTGTTAAGTGTTAAGTGTTAGGTGTTAGAAGTTAAGTGTTAGGTGTTAGTTGTTAAGTGTTAGGAGTTaagtgttaggtgttaggtgttaggtgttaggtgttaggtgttagggGTTAAGTGTTAAGTGTTAGGTGTTAGAAGTTAAGTGTTAGTTGTTAAGTGTTAGGAGTTAAGTGTTAGGAGTTAGGGGTTAAGTGTTAGGTGTTAGGAGTTAAGTGTTAGGAGTTAAGTGTTAAGGGTTAGGAGTTACGGGTTAAGTGTTATGAGTTAGGGGTTAAGTGTTAGGGATTAGGAGTTAGGAGTTAGGTGTTGGAAGTTaagtgttaggtgttaggtgttaggaGTTAAGTGTTAGGAGTTAGGGGTTAAGTGTTAGGGGTTAGGAGTGAAGTGTTAGGTGTTAGTTGTTAAGTGTTAGGTGTTAGGAGTTAAGTGTTAGGAGTTAAGTGTTAAGGGTTAGGAGTTACGGGTTAAGTGTTAGGAGTTAGGGGTTAAGTGTTAGGGATTAGGAGTTAGGAGTTAGGTGTTGGAAGTTAAGTGTTAAGTGTTAGGTGTTAGAAGTTAAGTGTTAGGTGTTAGTTGTTAAGTGTTAGGAGTTaagtgttaggtgttaggtgttaggtgttGGAAGTTaagtgttaggtgttaggtgttaggaGTTAAGTGTTAAGTGTTAAGTGTTAGGTGTTAGAAGTTAAGTGTTAGGTGTTAGTTGTTAAGTGTTAGGAGTTaagtgttaggtgttaggtgttaggtgttaggtgttaggtgttagggGTTAAGTGTTAAGTGTTAGGTGTTAGAAGTTAAGTGTTAGTTGTTAAGTGTTAGGAGTTAAGTGTTAGGAGTTAGGGGTTAAGTGTTAGGTGTTAGAAGTTAAGTGTTAGGGGTTAGGAGTTAGGAGTTAAGTGTTAAGTGTTAGGGGTTAAGTCTTAGGGGTTAGGAGTTAGGTGTTAGAAgttaggtgttaggtgttaggagttaagtgttaggtgttaggtgttaggtgttaggaGTTAAGTGTTAGGGGTTAGGAGTTAGGAGTTAAGTGTTATGAGTTAGGGGTTAAGTGTTAGGGGTTAGGAGTTAGATGTTAGAAGTTAAGTGTaaggtgttaggtgttaggtgttaggtgttaggtgttaggtgttaggaGTTAGGAGTTAAGTGTTAGGAGTTAGGGGTTAAGTGTTaagtgttaggtgttaggtgttaggtgttaggagttaagtgttaggtgttaggtgttaggtgttaggaGTTAAGTGTTAGGAGTTAGGGGTTAAGTGTTAGGGGTTAGGAGTTAGGAGCTAGGAATGGACGTGGACCTGGTCTCGGGTGTTCCGTGTTAATGTGCACTGCACAGAttaaaacatgcagtaacatCTGCCACTAGGGGTCTCACTCGGCTTATCTCTTTATATACGAGTTATTGGATCGTGATCCCGGACTCGAGTGTCAAGTGCCACCAAagcgcctcctggtggagaATGAGGGGAAAGCGGAGAAAGAGTAAATGATGGTTTCACATTCGTCCTTCAGTGTTTAAAGTCAAGTAGTGAGGGTGGAGAGTGAAGGACAAAAGGTCTCCGGGCTGGACGCAGAGACAGACGCTGCTCTGTGAGACAGCAGCTGAGCGTCTGTCTCCCCCTGGAACCGATAGAGACCACAGAACAGGCAACCAGTCACAAACCTCTCTCATACTAAATGTAATAAGTAACACTTTAAAATGCTGCAGAGACATTGATGCTGAAGgaatattataatatatcatatcatacaatacaatataatatgttatagtataatattatataatatacgAATACCAAAGTACTATAGTCACCATGTTACTTGTGTTGGAATGAAAGATATTTATCAGTGGAGACACAGATTCAGCAGATCCACAGAGAGACGAGACCTTTGCTGTACATGAACACTGattgttggaggaggaggaggaggttagCTCAGACAGGGGGTCTTTGTGGGCCCCCGGACAAAGAGCCACTCTCAGTCCACTGCCCTCCTCCTCAGAGGGAGTCCAGTGACAGTGGAGCTCGGACACCAAACCAGCCGGACgctctgctgctgagctccgTCCTCCCGTCTGCTTCAGGTCCAACTGTGAGAAGACATGAAGCTCTGCCTCGgactcttcctgctgctctgctgtgggACGCTTCATCTGGGTGAGTCCACACGGGATCCACACACATGATCCACACACAGGATCCACACAGGATCCACACACATGATCCACACGGGATCCACACGGGATCCACACACATGATCCACACACAGGATCCACACACATGATCCACACGGGATCCACACACATGATCCACACACATGATCCAAACACAGGATCCACACATGATCCACACGGGATCCACACACATGATCCAAACACAGGATCCACATGGGATCCACACACATGACCCACACATGATCCAAACACAGGATCCACACACAGGATCCACACACATGATCCACACACAGGATCCACACATGATCCACACAGGATCCACACACATGATCCACACACAGGATCCACACATGATCCAAACACAGGATCCACACACATGATCCAAACACAGAATCCACACATGATCAATACAGGATCCACACGGGATCCACACATGATCCACACAGGATCCACACACATGATCCAAACACAGGATCCACACACATGATCCAAACACAGGATCCACACACATGATCCACACGGGATCCAGACACATGATCCACACACATGATCCAAACACAGGATCCACACATGATCAATACAGGATCCACACGGGATCCACACATGATCAATACAGGATCCACACGGGATCCACACATGATTAATACAGGATCCACACGGGATCCACACATGATCCACACATGATCCACACAcaggatcctgttggtgtttcATCAGACATAAATCTGTAATCTTTAAATTATTACTGAGGTGTGTTGTCTGATTGTTTGAATATATAAAATTACACACATATaacattataaattatattaattgtgcgtgcctgtgtgtgtgtgtgtctgaactaAACCTGAGTATTGATGCATCTTTGACCcgtcaaaataaaatctgagtACAAAGTCAaaccagcttcttcttctgcagcttctGGACTTCGCTGCTACAAATGCTCAGATTACACCGGACGCTGTGAGAACGTCCAGGAGTGCACGTACGAGGACTcctgcatttctctgagtgaacGAGGTCAGTGTTCAGAATAGTTAAGAATCATTAACAGTTAAAAGGACAGAAAACGTTCGATCGTTCATTCAAACATACAAGAAACAACATGGCCTCCAGTAGagcacaaattaaatgtttccaATAGAGCACAGTGATGTTTGAAGGTCACATGAAGATTAGACGAATGATGTTTGAAGTTTTTCTTAGAGATTCTCACTCAGCTCATTTCTCTGATTCCAGTTCTCAGTTGATGTTAGTCAGGATTTTAAAAGCTGCTGAAGCTTCATCCACACAAATAGGTTTTAATCTGAAAACCATCTCTGTTccatatcagttttaatcccgcCCACTCACTGGTCCTGTGTGTGATGGTGTAAACAGAACAACATCTGGTGTCCTCCTCATAACTACacgtatatatatgtgtgtgtgtgtcttccttgTCTCCAGGTGGAAAGACCATCCGTCAGTGCATCAGATACACAGACTGTGATAACTCTCGCCTCACCCAGATGTTCCCGGCAATCTCCGGCTTCACTTAccgctgctgcagcagcaacctGTGCAACTCCAGCCATGCTGTCACCGTGGCCAAGCCCCTCCTGGCGCTGCTGGGGTCGCTGCTGATCAACTGGTCTTGTTGGACCTCCTGATCAACTGGTTCTGTTGGACCTGCTGATCAACTGGTCCTGTTGGACCTCCTGATCAACTGGTTCTGTTGGACCTGCTGATCAACTGGTCCTGTTGGACCTCCTGATCAACTGGTTCTGTTGGACCTGCTGATCAACTGGTTCTGTTGGACCTCCTGATCAACTGGTTCTGTTGGACCTGAAGACGCTGCGGCTCAATGAACTGGTTCCTGATCATTTATGATGTTTTGTGACGTTAACATGAACTAAAGTGAgagttgatgtttgtttttggtaGATTCtgtaacttcctgtttctcatattaaaaacttttttacattagtttaacaataaacaaacaagacaaagttaaagtgttgtgtttctgcatcaCGTTCATGTTGTTGTCACCACACGGAAACAAGGTAACGGATGATGTCATCTTCTTCAACCACTTTTGTTCTGTGACAAACACGAGGCTGAGGTGACGTCACTAAACGAAAACCACGATTTCACACCGatcactaggtggcgctatcactgcACACCCATTCAAATATTTGTTCAAAACATAACCCACAACCAGTGGATCACTGAGTCAGCAGCTCAACCCACTGATCCAATCAAATTGACTTTagatatcattgacagttgTTTATCTAAAGAGTTCACCAGAGACAACAGGAATGTCAAAGTTCTGCCCGcactgggacttgaaccctCCACCTCCTGGTCACTGGCCCTCTGCTCTAGTCACTGCACATCAACACctttaaagtgtttatttaaagatcCCACTGTCCCCTTTCCCCCCATTTGCCCCTCCCTCTGCCAGTGTTTCCTCACTGAAGGCCGGCGCATGGTTCTGCGGCTGCAGCTTTTCATGCAGATGCATCGACGGCtctttttaatttatggttctccaaaGCAATTCACCTCCAGACCACTAGTcagagtaacgttttttttcaaagacgacctgagagtctttgtgtgtggcagtcgacTGCCATCTGCACGTCCTTGTATTCCGTTCCGTCactgacgggttatacaagtggtcatactttcggatctctctTGCCAAAcactcttctatttggtccatatcgttattctaaatcttccgttgtttctgccggtatcacggggcatgaaaccggaaatgcgactCGGTTGTTCAAATCATTGAAAGTTGTATATTTAGAGAGTTCAATAGTTCCCTGctgaaaaaacaatgtttaagtCCTGCCCTCACTGGGACTTGACCTCTCCACCTCTGACTTCCTGGGTTAGTGAAGATGCTACTTTAAGGGGATGAAGGGTCCTCGACACAAGGTATCAGAATGCTCAGGCAAGTTATAAGGGAAAGCCTGATCAAACGTTTCTCAAAACTAGAAGAAACCAAAGCTGTAGTGTTAGCATGTCTCTTAGGTCCTCAaaacacccgatactaactactaccaagtgtttgcttctaacctgacggtgtttgagaaacagtgtcatgacagctgtggaattaaagtcagcgggtttttgcgctgttcccaccgcagttagcatggtggctagcccgctagccccgttatgaaaattcgttataaccgtatgtgaccgtacacacatgcctgAGAGGaggttccacgttggagaaggcggtcctatctgtcagtgtccgtcaaaacggagaagcgtACATTGACCTTAACTCACTAACGACGCAGCTGTGACAGAGAGCACGAGACAGAACGTACCTGAGGAGAACGTCCCGAACATAAGTctctaattcaaaatctataactcctgtACGGGACATGAAAACACCGTGAGAATCACAAGacttggacgaacaagtacatGTCTAAATTATTGTTTAGAGTAAAAAAATGAGGCTGTGcgagcagtttagaaacatagttctcatttcataaatgtTCTCTGAAAATGATCCTTGGTTTCAATGGAGCAGACATTTTTTCACACTCTAGCGCCGgactcaaacaaatacttgttactcgaaaactataagtcctatctggaaaatgaaaacattttgagaatccCAAGATTTGACACTACAACCAGATATATGTGTTATTCGTGAGAGCTTAGTAATAGGCCCTTGGGAGcaatttaagttttattcttcACTTTgaatcttttcagaaaaatcttcaAAATGAACATGGGGCTCAAATGAGAGAAGTATCCGGAAATAATTCCTTGAGTCCTCGTGGCTGATATAAGCACAGGTCCAAGAGATCTGAGAGTGACATGTCTTCGAAGGAAACAGTCTCACCACCTCAAATATCTAAAGCTCATGTCTGAGGACCTCCGTGTGGGGATCTGAGAGCAGTTTGAGTGTTTTAGTACCCGGGGTATCTAAATGAGGGTCTTTTTTCACCTCTCGCTCTTTTGGTAGAGCGAGCTTGACTCCCATTCGTCGTTTTCTGCAACTTTATCGAAATGTGTGTGCGACCGGTGGACGAACACATGGCCCGGATTCGTAAAGGTTGAATCCAGACGTGATCAAaacttctcatctcatctcatctcattttcatccgcttatccggggtcggtcgcggggggagcagctcaagcagggggccccagacttccctttcccgggccacattgaccagctctgacggggggatcccgaggcgttcccaggccagtgttgagatataatctctccacctagtcctgggtcttccccgaggtctcctccccactggacgtgcctgaaacacctcccaaggaaggcgcccagtgggcatccttaccagatgcccgaaccacctcagctgactcctttctaagtaaaggagcagcggctctaatccgagttcctcacggatggctgagcttctcaccctatccctaagggagacgccagccacccttctgagaaaactcatctcggccgcttgtacccgcgatctcgtcctttcggtcatcacccagccctcatgaccataggtgaggataggaacgaagatcgaccggtagatcgagagctttgccttgcggctcagctctcttttcgttacaacggtgcggtaaagcgaacgcaataccgcccccgctgctccgattctccggccaatctcacgctccatagtaccctcactcgcgaacaagaccccgaggtacttgaactccttcacttgggctaaggactcatttcctacccggagttagcaatccatcggtttcctgctaagagtcatggcctctgatttagcggtgctgatcctcatcccagacGCTTCACACTCGGCTCGGTGATCAAAACTTCTTGACTCCAAATTTGTCCGAGGTTTAACCCACAAAACAAACTTAGCTTAAAGTGGTTTTGTAATTTCTGCAGAGTTAAAA encodes the following:
- the LOC133954732 gene encoding CD59 glycoprotein, yielding MKLCLGLFLLLCCGTLHLASGLRCYKCSDYTGRCENVQECTYEDSCISLSERGGKTIRQCIRYTDCDNSRLTQMFPAISGFTYRCCSSNLCNSSHAVTVAKPLLALLGSLLINWSCWTS